Proteins encoded in a region of the Oceanibaculum nanhaiense genome:
- a CDS encoding metallophosphoesterase family protein, with amino-acid sequence MTARDALPVPATVPEDTRVYAIGDIHGRADLLSDLLETIRKDAARAPERRTVLVTLGDYVDRGDWSRHVIDMLLEDPLPGAELVTLKGNHEELLLRFLEEPEDVARLWIGNGGDATLRSYGIEPSRYLGLADGWQRMSRLLAEALPAAHRRFYEGLRLHHVEGGYLFVHAGIRPGVALAEQTAETLLWVRDLFLSSEADHGAVVVHGHTVAWTPEERANRIGIDTGAFMTGRLTCLVLAGEERRFLST; translated from the coding sequence ATGACCGCCCGCGACGCCCTCCCGGTGCCGGCCACGGTTCCTGAGGATACGCGGGTCTATGCCATCGGCGACATTCACGGACGGGCCGATCTGCTGTCCGATCTGCTGGAGACAATCCGCAAGGATGCGGCGCGCGCGCCGGAACGCCGCACGGTGCTGGTTACGCTGGGCGATTATGTGGATCGCGGCGACTGGTCGCGGCACGTGATCGATATGTTGCTGGAAGACCCGCTGCCGGGTGCGGAACTGGTCACGCTGAAGGGCAATCACGAGGAGTTGCTGCTGCGCTTCCTGGAAGAACCGGAGGATGTCGCGCGGCTGTGGATCGGCAATGGCGGCGATGCCACCCTGCGTTCCTACGGCATCGAACCGTCACGCTATCTCGGGCTGGCGGATGGCTGGCAGCGGATGAGCCGGCTGCTGGCCGAGGCACTGCCGGCGGCGCACCGGCGCTTCTACGAGGGGCTGCGCCTGCACCACGTCGAGGGCGGCTATCTGTTCGTGCATGCCGGCATCCGCCCCGGCGTGGCACTTGCGGAGCAGACGGCGGAGACGCTGCTCTGGGTGCGCGACCTGTTCCTCTCGTCAGAGGCCGATCACGGTGCTGTAGTGGTGCATGGCCATACCGTTGCCTGGACGCCGGAGGAACGCGCGAACCGCATCGGCATCGACACCGGCGCCTTCATGACCGGCCGCCTCACCTGCCTGGTGCTGGCAGGCGAGGAACGGCGGTTTCTTTCGACGTGA
- a CDS encoding GNAT family N-acetyltransferase — protein sequence MTDISFRDATRADVPEIVRMLADDALGGQRERYEDPLPAAYYDAFAALTAQAGNRIVLAEMAGRVVGCAQLVFLPGLSLVGMKRAQIEGVRVDSSTRGHGIGEKLVRHCLVLAKQEGCGVMQLTTDKSRADAHRFYERLGFVGSHLGMKLKL from the coding sequence ATGACCGACATCAGTTTCCGCGATGCCACCCGCGCCGATGTGCCGGAAATCGTGCGCATGCTGGCCGATGATGCGCTGGGCGGCCAGCGCGAGCGCTATGAAGACCCGTTGCCAGCGGCCTATTACGATGCCTTCGCGGCGCTGACCGCACAGGCCGGCAACCGTATCGTGCTAGCGGAGATGGCGGGCCGGGTGGTCGGTTGCGCGCAGCTGGTCTTTCTGCCCGGCCTGTCGCTGGTCGGCATGAAACGCGCACAGATCGAGGGTGTGCGCGTCGATTCCTCGACACGCGGCCACGGCATCGGCGAGAAGCTGGTGCGCCACTGTCTCGTGCTAGCAAAACAGGAAGGCTGCGGGGTTATGCAGCTGACCACGGATAAGAGCCGCGCCGACGCCCATCGCTTCTACGAGCGGCTGGGCTTCGTCGGCAGCCATCTCGGCATGAAGCTGAAACTCTAG
- a CDS encoding GumC family protein: MTELTPYRARPVSSAVVSNGMGRAGPAPAQAGFAAAIGRRKGLLIGVTLAVFALAAGFILTQPARYRAEAVLVLEPRDGTQSGAGSVDRTVLLTEAGLLRSRALAGQAVQELGLANNPALLEGGRALPLRWADQAIAVVRQALAGLMDPAASTTDSSDPQDRATDAYLDRLNVTPADGARLLTVGFTAADPALAARAANLTAQLYLDGRLTRRDSAAERAGRWLSQKLDSLRADVLESARNLEEYRRRSGVVEVGDGSLQRDQLGQVSTQLVAAVAQRTEAEARAQQVRRLLDRPGAIDSATIVLNTELVRELRLQEAVIQRRIAELRTQYREEHPRFREAQAELEELRGTIAQEVRKVVASLENEAEVAHVRERALQLEVERLTALVEGQNEAEAAIRALEEELRTRTQLYEAVLTRANESELTQRAQQGFDARLVSAATLPRQAEPATGWGSWLLAAAVALAAGLLAAGLAGRRGGYFDRAEALEAETGLPVLAVLPALRKRQLAGQAPHELALEQADDPYAEALRRLRTTLALAGEAQNITAGRSVLVTSSLPGEGKSAVALGLATLAAKGGARVLLIDADLRDPGLHEALGVPNARGLSDYLGGEADLAEVTEFHLAHGLYVIPAGARLEDPSALLARPVARDLMAAASSGFDLVVIDSSAVLPAADALLLARHADQTVHVVAAGKTKRAAALAGLASLEGAGAALAGTVLNRADPKRIADTASVPFASGHVRLERGAAPRRLTAGAD; this comes from the coding sequence ATGACGGAACTGACCCCCTACAGGGCGCGGCCTGTCTCATCGGCAGTTGTTTCGAATGGCATGGGCCGGGCCGGGCCGGCGCCCGCGCAAGCTGGTTTTGCCGCGGCAATCGGCCGGCGCAAGGGGCTGCTGATCGGCGTGACGCTGGCGGTGTTCGCGCTGGCGGCCGGCTTTATCCTGACCCAGCCGGCGCGCTATCGTGCCGAGGCGGTGCTGGTGCTGGAGCCGCGTGACGGTACGCAGAGCGGCGCGGGCAGTGTCGACCGCACCGTCCTGCTGACCGAGGCGGGGCTGCTGCGCTCCCGCGCGCTTGCCGGCCAGGCCGTGCAGGAGCTGGGGCTGGCCAATAATCCGGCACTTCTGGAGGGCGGGCGCGCCTTGCCGCTGCGATGGGCCGACCAGGCGATCGCGGTGGTGCGTCAGGCCCTGGCCGGGCTGATGGACCCGGCAGCGTCCACGACCGATTCCTCCGATCCGCAGGACCGTGCGACCGACGCCTATCTCGACCGGCTGAACGTCACGCCGGCCGATGGCGCCCGGCTACTGACGGTGGGCTTCACCGCTGCCGATCCGGCGCTGGCGGCGCGTGCAGCGAATCTGACGGCGCAGCTCTATCTCGACGGCCGGTTGACCCGCCGCGACAGCGCCGCCGAACGGGCCGGGCGCTGGCTCAGCCAGAAACTGGACTCCCTGCGTGCCGACGTGCTGGAAAGCGCCCGAAATCTTGAGGAATATCGCCGCCGCTCCGGCGTGGTCGAGGTTGGCGATGGCTCTCTGCAACGCGACCAGCTTGGCCAGGTCAGCACCCAGCTGGTCGCTGCCGTGGCACAGCGCACCGAGGCGGAGGCCCGCGCCCAGCAGGTGCGCCGCCTGCTCGACCGGCCCGGCGCCATCGACAGTGCGACCATCGTGCTGAACACCGAGCTGGTGCGCGAATTGCGCCTGCAGGAAGCGGTGATCCAGCGCCGCATTGCCGAGCTGCGCACCCAGTACCGCGAGGAGCATCCGCGCTTCAGGGAGGCGCAGGCGGAGCTGGAAGAACTGCGCGGCACCATCGCGCAGGAAGTGCGCAAGGTGGTTGCCAGCCTGGAGAATGAGGCCGAGGTGGCGCACGTGCGTGAGCGCGCGCTGCAGCTTGAGGTCGAGCGGCTGACCGCGCTGGTCGAAGGCCAGAATGAGGCGGAAGCGGCCATCCGTGCCCTGGAGGAGGAGTTGCGCACCCGTACCCAGCTCTATGAGGCGGTGCTGACCCGGGCCAATGAAAGCGAACTGACGCAGCGCGCCCAGCAGGGCTTCGATGCGCGACTGGTGTCGGCCGCCACCCTGCCACGCCAGGCGGAACCGGCGACGGGCTGGGGCAGCTGGCTGCTGGCGGCAGCGGTGGCTTTGGCCGCCGGGCTGCTGGCTGCCGGGCTTGCCGGCCGTCGCGGCGGGTATTTCGACCGGGCGGAGGCGCTGGAGGCGGAAACCGGCCTGCCGGTGCTGGCGGTGCTGCCGGCGCTGCGCAAGCGGCAGCTGGCCGGGCAGGCGCCGCACGAACTGGCGCTGGAACAGGCGGACGATCCTTATGCCGAGGCGCTGCGCCGCCTGCGCACCACGCTGGCGCTGGCCGGCGAGGCGCAGAACATCACGGCCGGGCGCAGCGTGCTGGTCACCTCCTCCCTGCCGGGCGAGGGTAAGAGCGCTGTAGCGCTGGGCCTCGCGACCCTGGCCGCCAAGGGCGGCGCGCGGGTGCTGCTGATCGATGCCGATCTGCGCGATCCGGGCCTGCATGAGGCGCTGGGCGTGCCGAATGCGCGCGGCCTGTCCGACTATCTGGGCGGTGAGGCCGATCTTGCCGAGGTCACGGAGTTTCATCTCGCCCACGGGCTGTATGTCATCCCGGCCGGAGCCCGGCTGGAAGACCCGTCGGCCCTGCTTGCCCGCCCGGTCGCGCGGGACCTGATGGCGGCGGCCTCCAGCGGCTTCGATCTGGTGGTGATCGACAGTTCCGCCGTGCTGCCGGCCGCCGATGCGCTGCTGCTGGCGCGCCATGCCGACCAGACGGTCCATGTGGTGGCTGCCGGCAAGACGAAACGAGCGGCGGCCCTTGCCGGTCTCGCCAGCCTGGAAGGCGCCGGCGCGGCGCTGGCCGGCACGGTGCTGAACCGCGCCGATCCGAAGCGGATCGCGGACACGGCAAGCGTCCCCTTCGCCTCCGGCCATGTTCGGCTGGAACGCGGTGCCGCCCCCCGCCGGCTGACGGCCGGCGCCGATTGA
- a CDS encoding UbiD family decarboxylase: MPYASLRDFIDRLESSGRLVRVTAPVSTHLEMTEIQTRLLAEKGPAVIFENPVGPDGKPYGMPVLVNLFGTVERVAWGMDREPHQLREVGETLAFLRQPEPPGGFREAMEMLPLLKTVMAMKPKTVSRAPCQEVVLQGEDIDLSKLPIQGCWPGEPAPLITWPLVVTKGPSGKREDAFNLGIYRMQVTGKNTTLMRWLKHRGGAQHHQRWKNAKSEPLPAAIVLGADPGTILAAVTPVPDTLSEYQFAGLLRGKKVELVDCKTVPLKVPAEAEIIIEGHVSLDEYGDEGPYGDHTGYYNSVEQFPVFTVSCITMRKKPIYLSTFTGRPPDEPSVLGEALNEVFIPLFQQQFPEIVDFWLPPEGCSYRIAVVSMKKAYPGHAKRVLLGVWSYLRQFMYTKWVIVVDDDIDARDWKDVMWALSTRMDPARDITVIENTPIDYLDFASPESGLGSKIGLDATNKWPPETKREWGEKLYMEKQVVEKVTERWAELGLPGTGKPIWK, encoded by the coding sequence GAGAATCCGGTAGGGCCGGACGGAAAACCCTACGGCATGCCGGTGCTGGTCAATCTGTTCGGCACGGTGGAGCGGGTGGCCTGGGGGATGGACCGCGAGCCGCATCAGCTGCGCGAGGTCGGCGAGACCCTGGCCTTCCTGCGCCAGCCGGAGCCACCGGGCGGCTTTCGCGAGGCGATGGAGATGCTGCCGTTGCTGAAGACCGTCATGGCGATGAAGCCGAAGACGGTGTCTCGCGCGCCCTGCCAGGAGGTGGTGCTGCAGGGCGAGGATATCGATCTCTCGAAACTGCCGATCCAGGGCTGCTGGCCGGGCGAGCCCGCACCGCTGATCACCTGGCCGCTGGTCGTCACCAAAGGACCGTCGGGCAAGCGCGAGGATGCCTTCAACCTCGGCATCTACCGCATGCAGGTGACGGGCAAGAACACCACGCTGATGCGCTGGCTGAAGCATCGCGGCGGGGCGCAGCATCACCAGCGCTGGAAGAATGCCAAGTCGGAGCCGCTGCCCGCCGCCATTGTGCTGGGCGCCGATCCCGGCACCATCCTGGCCGCCGTCACGCCGGTGCCGGACACGCTTTCGGAATACCAGTTCGCCGGGCTGCTGCGCGGCAAGAAGGTCGAGCTGGTCGATTGCAAGACCGTGCCGCTGAAAGTACCGGCCGAGGCCGAGATCATCATCGAGGGCCATGTCTCGCTGGATGAGTATGGCGATGAAGGGCCGTATGGCGACCATACCGGCTATTACAATTCGGTGGAGCAATTCCCGGTCTTCACCGTGTCCTGCATCACCATGCGGAAAAAGCCGATCTACCTCTCCACCTTCACCGGGCGGCCGCCGGACGAGCCCTCGGTGCTGGGCGAGGCGCTGAACGAGGTGTTCATTCCGCTGTTCCAGCAGCAATTCCCGGAGATCGTGGATTTCTGGCTGCCGCCAGAGGGCTGTTCCTACCGCATCGCCGTGGTGTCGATGAAGAAGGCCTATCCCGGCCATGCCAAGCGGGTGTTGCTGGGTGTGTGGTCCTACCTCCGGCAGTTCATGTACACGAAATGGGTCATCGTGGTGGATGACGATATCGACGCGCGCGACTGGAAGGATGTGATGTGGGCGCTCTCCACCCGCATGGACCCGGCGCGCGATATTACCGTCATCGAGAACACGCCGATCGACTATCTGGATTTCGCCAGCCCGGAAAGCGGGCTGGGCAGCAAGATCGGCCTCGACGCCACCAACAAATGGCCGCCCGAGACCAAGCGCGAATGGGGCGAGAAGCTGTATATGGAAAAGCAGGTGGTAGAAAAAGTGACGGAACGCTGGGCCGAGCTTGGCCTGCCCGGCACCGGCAAACCGATCTGGAAGTGA
- a CDS encoding TldD/PmbA family protein, translated as MPDSNTDSLSILSDLIAQAKKAGADAADAVLVEGDSLSHGQRLGKLEKIERAEGKDLGLRVFVGQRSATVSSTDFKKDALREAVERAIAMAKLAPEDKYAGIAEAGQLATSWPEIDMLDPAEPTPEQLAERAGAMEEAALAVAGVSNSEGAEASWGRATVSLVTSAGFAGRYARSSQGVSVSVIAARDGEMETDYDYTSAVYAADLEDPALVGRRAGERTVRKLGPRKAKTAQVPILFEPRMARSLIGHLLGAITGPSVARGTSFLKDRLGQRIFAPGIAIIDDPHRTRGMRSKPFDGEGLANGRTDIIQDGVLTTWLLDLASARQLGLSSTGHAGRGTGGPPSPTSSNTHLAAGTMTPQQLMADIEQGFYVTEMMGHGANMVTGDYSRGAAGYWIEKGEIAYPVSEITIAGNLKDMFLRLTPADDLVFKGSTDAPTVRIDGMTVAGS; from the coding sequence ATGCCCGACAGCAACACCGACTCGCTCTCCATCCTGTCCGACCTGATCGCCCAGGCGAAGAAGGCCGGCGCCGATGCCGCCGACGCCGTGCTGGTGGAGGGCGATTCGCTGTCGCATGGCCAGCGACTCGGCAAGCTGGAAAAGATCGAGCGCGCCGAGGGCAAGGATCTCGGCCTGCGCGTCTTCGTCGGCCAGCGCTCCGCCACGGTCTCCTCCACCGACTTCAAGAAGGACGCGCTGCGCGAAGCTGTCGAACGCGCCATCGCCATGGCGAAGCTGGCGCCGGAAGACAAATATGCCGGCATCGCCGAAGCGGGCCAGCTGGCGACAAGCTGGCCGGAGATCGACATGCTGGACCCCGCCGAGCCGACGCCGGAACAGCTGGCCGAACGTGCCGGCGCCATGGAAGAGGCAGCGCTTGCCGTCGCCGGCGTCAGCAATTCGGAAGGGGCCGAGGCAAGCTGGGGCCGGGCGACCGTCAGCCTGGTGACCTCCGCCGGTTTCGCCGGGCGCTATGCACGCTCCAGCCAGGGCGTCAGCGTTTCGGTCATCGCCGCGCGCGATGGCGAGATGGAGACCGATTACGATTATACCTCGGCGGTCTATGCCGCCGATCTGGAAGACCCGGCCCTGGTCGGCCGCCGCGCTGGCGAACGCACGGTGCGCAAGCTGGGACCGCGCAAGGCGAAGACCGCGCAGGTGCCGATCCTTTTCGAACCGCGTATGGCGCGCAGCCTGATCGGCCATTTGCTGGGTGCGATCACCGGCCCGTCAGTGGCACGCGGCACCAGCTTCCTGAAGGACCGGCTGGGCCAGCGCATCTTCGCGCCGGGCATCGCCATCATCGACGATCCGCACCGCACGCGCGGCATGCGCTCCAAGCCGTTCGACGGCGAGGGGCTGGCCAATGGCCGCACCGATATCATCCAGGATGGCGTGCTGACCACCTGGCTGCTCGACCTCGCCAGCGCCCGCCAGCTCGGCCTGTCCTCCACCGGCCATGCCGGGCGCGGCACCGGCGGACCGCCCTCGCCGACCAGCAGCAACACACATCTGGCGGCCGGCACGATGACGCCGCAGCAGTTGATGGCGGATATCGAGCAGGGTTTCTACGTGACCGAGATGATGGGCCACGGCGCCAACATGGTCACTGGCGACTACAGCCGGGGCGCTGCCGGCTACTGGATCGAGAAGGGCGAGATCGCCTATCCGGTCAGCGAGATCACCATCGCCGGCAATCTGAAGGACATGTTCCTGAGGCTGACGCCGGCCGACGATCTGGTATTCAAGGGCTCGACCGATGCGCCGACCGTGCGCATCGACGGCATGACCGTAGCGGGCAGCTGA
- a CDS encoding LysE family translocator, translating to MIVDPTLLGVFVLACLALTLTPGPDMMYVMSRSIGQGRAAGLLSVLGVIAGSSVHALAAGLGLSKIFEWSPLAYDILRYAGAAYLAWLAWRAFTGGDAYFGVSARAPAQWRTIFSQAMLSNLLNPKVALFYLSFLPQFIRPEAGSVAVQIFVLALVLNLVTLVVKGLVALFAGGMGDWLAARPRFRRWQRWFMGSVMAALAIRILIPEKR from the coding sequence ATGATCGTCGATCCCACATTGCTTGGCGTGTTCGTGCTGGCCTGCCTGGCGCTCACCCTCACGCCCGGGCCGGACATGATGTATGTGATGTCGCGCAGCATCGGTCAGGGCCGGGCGGCCGGGCTGCTCTCCGTGCTCGGGGTGATCGCCGGCTCGTCTGTGCATGCGCTGGCGGCCGGTCTGGGGCTGTCGAAGATTTTCGAATGGTCGCCGCTGGCCTATGACATCCTGCGCTATGCCGGGGCGGCCTATCTGGCCTGGCTCGCCTGGCGCGCCTTCACCGGCGGGGATGCCTATTTCGGCGTTTCGGCCAGGGCGCCGGCACAGTGGCGCACGATCTTCAGCCAGGCGATGCTGAGCAATCTTTTGAATCCGAAGGTGGCGCTGTTCTATCTCTCCTTCCTGCCGCAATTCATCCGGCCCGAGGCCGGCTCGGTCGCGGTGCAGATCTTCGTGCTGGCGCTGGTGCTGAACCTGGTGACGCTGGTGGTGAAGGGGCTGGTTGCGCTGTTCGCCGGCGGAATGGGCGACTGGCTGGCGGCACGGCCGCGCTTCCGGCGCTGGCAGCGCTGGTTCATGGGCTCGGTGATGGCGGCGCTGGCAATCCGGATACTCATCCCCGAGAAGCGCTAG